CTCCTTCCACACCTAAAAAGCCATTGGCAACGGCACCTCCGGTATCACCAGAAGTAGCTACTAGCACGGTCACATCTTGCTTTTCTCCTTCAGAGAAGTAACCCAGACAGTTGGCCATAAAACGGGCACCTACATCTTTAAAAGCCATAGTTGGCCCATGAAAAAGTTCTAAGGTAGAAACGTTTTCTTCGATTTCTACAACAGGAAAATCAAAGTCAAGTACTTTGGCAATGATTTCTCGAAGCCTTTCATTTGGTATTTCCTTGGATACAAATTGATGAATTGCATTAAAGGCAATCTCATGATCCGTTAAATCTTCAATTTGTTCAAAGAAACGCTTTGGCAAAGGCTCTATTTTCTCAGGAAAATAAAGCCCTTTATCAGGTGCAATTCCTTTTATTACGGCATCCTTAAATGAAACTTCAGGAGCTTTTTTATTCAGACTGTAAAAATTCATTACTATATGGTCTTAATTCCTTGACTATTAATTTTAGAAACATGAACATCATAATCTATTCCAATGTTCTTGTACACTTCTTTCATTGCCTGAGCAACTTTATTTGCGGTATCTATGCCTTTGCTGAATGCAAAAATAGAGGGACCCGACCCTGAAATGCCGCTACCTAAAGCACCGGCCTTTAGCGCCTCACTTTTGACTTGGTCAAAACCAGGTATAAGAATCGAACGGATGGGTTCAACAATATGGTCTTCTAAAGAGCGTCCGATGAGGTCGTAATCTTCGGTATATAGTCCGGCTATGAGTCCGCCTACATTACCCCATTGTTTGATGCCGTCCGCCAAAGTAATATTGGTTTTTAGTATTTTTCTCGAATCCGACGTCTTAACTTCTATCTGCGGATGGATTACCGTTGCATACAGATTACTAGGTGTATGAATGGGGACAATATCCAATGGGCTGTAACTGCGTACCAACGTAAAACCGCCAAATAGGGCAGGAGCTACATTATCGGCATGGGCTACACCACTCGCCAATCGTTCACCTTCCATAGAAAATTGAACGAGTTCAAGCGTTGAAAAAGGCTTCCCTAGCAGTTCGTTCATGGCCCAAACGGCACCTGTGGAACTGGCTGCACTGCTTCCAATACCGCTGCCGGCTTTTATTTTTTTATAGATTTCTATTTCAAACCCACCTTCGTAATCACTTTTTTCCAATAATGCCAAACCTGCTACGCCTGCAACGTTTTGAAGC
This genomic interval from Zobellia roscoffensis contains the following:
- a CDS encoding homoserine kinase, which produces MEEIKVFCPATIANVSCGFDVLGVALDNVGDTMVIRKTQEKGIRITKLEGQDLPMETLQNVAGVAGLALLEKSDYEGGFEIEIYKKIKAGSGIGSSAASSTGAVWAMNELLGKPFSTLELVQFSMEGERLASGVAHADNVAPALFGGFTLVRSYSPLDIVPIHTPSNLYATVIHPQIEVKTSDSRKILKTNITLADGIKQWGNVGGLIAGLYTEDYDLIGRSLEDHIVEPIRSILIPGFDQVKSEALKAGALGSGISGSGPSIFAFSKGIDTANKVAQAMKEVYKNIGIDYDVHVSKINSQGIKTI